GTACTTACGGCGTGACTTAAGTGTTGGTAATCCTAGGGTAGCTTTCATTGAAGAAACACTGGCGTAGCGGTTGTAGTTAGAGAGCACAAAACGAGCTGCACGGTTCTGAACGGATTCAAGGGCTGTAGTTAATACGGAGCTAAATGGATCCCAAATAGAACAAGCGTATTCCAATTTCGATCTAACGAGTGTTGTGTACAATTTAAGTTTTAAATCTGAAGGAACGGATGAAAAATGACGGCGGAGGAATCCAAGCATGCGATCAGCGTTATTAATTACATGTTCAACATGCATATTCCAAGAGAGGTTGTGGGTTATATGCACGCCAAGGTAACGGTAACTAGTAACGGGGTTTAAAGAGGAGTTTTTGAGGGTATAGGAAAAATAATCATTGACTTTATTGTGGTGCATTACTCTCATAACTTTACACTTACTGATGTTTAATTTCATGAGCCACTTGTCGCACCAGTTAGAAACAGCGTCAATGTCGGACTGCAATGTAGAAACGTCATGTTGATTATGAATGACACGATACagtacgcaatcatcagcaaaaagccTAATGGTAGAATTAATTCTgacaggcaaatcattaatataaataagaaaaagcaatgGACCTAAAACCGAACCCTGTGGTACGCCTGATGTTACAGCAACGGTAGGAGAGTTATAATTATTAGCGTGAACATACTGCAGACGGTTTGTTAGAAAACAGTGAATCCAGTCAAGGATGTTAGGATCTATACTTAGCTTGCTCATTTTGAGAAGAAGGAGAGtatgcgaaacagtgtcgaaggctttagcgtaatctaaaaagatgcagtcgatAATGAAATTATTGTCGAAAGCACGAAAAAGATCGTTAGTAAAAGAAAGTAACTGCGTTTCACAAGAGAAGTGCTTCCTGAAACCGTGTTGCCAAGGGGAAAAAAATGAGTTGGATTCGAGAAAAGATACTAAGTTTGAATAGATGATGTGCTCGAGAAGTTTGCAGGGTACACtggttaaagatattggcctgtaattgagGGGAGAGTgggtgttacctgatttgtgaagtGGAACCACCTTACCCACCTTCCAATCATCTGGCAAAGTGGAAGACTGCAAAGACTGCGAAAAAAGTTCAGCGAGTATAATGGAAGAATAaagttttgtgttttttaagaactTTGAATTGATGCCGTCGTTGCCTGCAGAGCTagacaatttcattttttctattatacGGCACACTCCAGATGAATCAACAGATATGAAATccataggaaaaaaagaaaggtcttCGACAGAAGGCATAGAAAAGGGTGTTGCCccagaaaaacaagaaacaaatacATCATTCATCACACTGCAGCAGTCACGATTGGAAACAGCATCACCATTGTTATCTAGTAGGTGAAACGTTGTAGATCTGCTGCCACGAACTACATTCCAAAATTGCCGGGGATTATCTTTCAGTAGGGTGGGTAGGGTAATGTTGTGGAATACATTTTTAGCCTGCGCAATGGCGTTTTTGTACTCTTGTTCAGCGACGAAGTACGCGTGCCAACGCTCAGGCGTCATCACCACTTTTGCTCGGCGGAAAATCCTTTTCTTCTTGTTTAGTAAGCGCTTCAAATGGGCGTTAAACCAAGGGGCTTTAGAAGAAGAAAGGATCTGTTTTTTAGGAATGTAGCGGTCAATCAAAAAAGCGACCTTTTCTTTAAACATAAACCAATTTTCTTGAATGGTGCGTGTATAAATACCAGGCATATAGTCTGTGATGAAATTAGCAAGTTCATTATGTATTGCAGCAAAATTGGCGTTTTTATAATCTTTAATAAATTTAACTTGCTTCGTGCAAGGTAAATGGGCATGAATACTACAGTGAATAAAACAGTGATCACTTAGACCGGGCATAAATACTAGGGGTGAGACGAGTTCTGGAGTGGTCGTAAGTAGCAAATCTAGTACATTGGCAGAATGAGGTGAGCAACGAGTAGGCTGAAGTACCAGTTGCTTAAGGTTAAAATCTAAACAAACATTCAAAAATGACGAACATTCTATTGAATTTTCCACAAGACTTGGCGGGTCAGTAGACCGGATTATAGAAGGCAAGTTAAAATCtccaaaaagaaataaaggacATTTGGGAAACCGCACAGTCAACTTATTTAGGACATCATGTAATTCTTGACAAAATGCTGTTGAAGACTGTGGCGGTTTATAGCACACACTGAAAATGAACTTTCTATGCCCTGTAAATACACATGCGCTAACAAATTCTAAGTTGGTGTCGACCATAATCGCACTAGAGATGAAAGTATCCCGGACAGCTATCAACACACCACCGCCTCGACTACCAGTACGATCCGAACGATAAATTTTGTAGCCCGCTTCGCAGTGCAATATTTCAAAGTCATGAATAGCGGAAGAGAGCCAAGTTTCTGTGAGCAGTACCACATCCGCAGAACACGTGTCGATAACGGAAGATAAGTCGTCGCGCTTGTTACACACACTACGCACATTGGAATACAGCAGGGACACCTGACTGGCTGATTGCGTTCGTGCTAGCTATGTTGCTGGGGCGGGTAAACTGGCAGCAGCTGGAAGAGTGACGGGGGAAGCATTACCAATGTTACTGTTGTTGCGCTCCTCGCGTGTCTCAAGTTCGCACACACGGTCGGTAACATGGCAATACACATAGACAGTCTTGTTAATATACAATTTGTTTACTCGTAGCGAGTACGGCTGTCCAGAGTTTTTACCAAATTCATGTAACTTTTTTCGGCATTGTCGTGTTGCCCTCGAGAAATCTTCACTAACTGACACCTTAGAGGGTTGAAACTTCTTCCTCTGATAAAAAACGTTATCCTTCATTTTTGACGACTGAAATTTAACAATAATAGGCCGGCACTTATTGGGAACATAGGCACCAAGCCTATGCGCACGCTGTATTGCTTCATTTGATAGGTTGAGGTCAAGTTTTTGAGATATAAGGTCAGTGATTATTTTTTCACTCTGCGCCCAACCTTCAGAAACATTGTCAGCAATGCCAAAAAATATCAAATTATCTCTACGAGAGCGATCATCCAACTCGTCAAGTCGGGAATGAAGAGCAGTCGTTTCGTTTCTTATGACTGTATTTACTGCTTGCGGAAGATCAGGAATATGGTGACCCGAGTCATATGATTCTACCATCGTCTCAACTGTCGCTAGCCTGCTAGAAAGGTCGGTTACTTTCTGTTCTAATAAAGATTGATTGGTTTGAACTTGGTTAAGTACGGCAAGAAGTTCCGCATGACGCGAGTCTACTTTAGCTGAAAGGCTAGCAATAGCTGTCAGCACCTTATCGTCCGGTCCTGGGTTTGATTCAATATCCCCGCACAAAAGTAACTTGAGGACATGAAAGCACTCAGAGACATTGTCATATATAACACTTGGGCCAGGGAAGAGCAGCAGACATGTATCACTGGAGCGCTTTGAGTACAAAGACGGGCGGTTACCAACCTGCACGATGAAGCAGAAAAAATTCACAACCGGTCCCATAGCTGCCGCTCTTTCCTGGCCACTGAAAGGCGCCGACGACGGGCTGACGTTTAAATCAGCAGGATGTGCTGACGTCGACGAAGGAATCGGCTGGTCCAAAAGGTGGAACGGTGCCATCCAAGCGGTTGTAGCACAGGCATCGGGTTGAGCAGCGGGGACAGCGATTAGGATGATCGTTGACGTAGACCCGTTCGTTGACGCCGCAGAAGCAGCGCATGGCCACGTGTAGACAAGAGACGAAATCTGCAcgatgaagcaaaaaaaaattcacaaccgGTCCCATAGCTGCCGCTCTTTCCTGGCCAATTGCAGATTTCAACAACGTAGAACCATACatctccttttcccactcttattcaccagtcaccataaacttccttgacgtcagtgtagctttaagcaatggtaaactaaTGACGAACCTTTACAGGAAGTCCATtgaccgacaaagatatcttcattttaaaagcagacatgtcaaacactgcaaaacaagtatcccctAAAGCCAAGCTATCCGTTTTAAAGGAATTTGTTCGGACAACAGGGGATTCATTCGCAACTGTGACCAGTTCCGCAAAGCATTATCTgaacaacaatatccttcacaaataatcGACAACGCTCTCCAGCGGGCCAAATGTCTCAATCGGAAAGAGCTCATCGATAAGGACAAACGATCAGCGCCACCTTCCGTTCTAACATGTTGTTGGTTGTCACCCCAGTAAAAAACCGCAATGTAAAGTTTGTCCGCACATGACcactgcgactgttgctaaaagcacggcatctaacttttcacttaggattaaaggggacttaaactgcgatagcagcaacatcatttacttacttgaatgctcaatctgccacatgcaatacatcggtaaAGCCGAGACATCTTTTCGTATCCGTTTCAACAAtcaaaaatcacacgtaaacagtttgccacatctcccattgtccaagcattttcatctaccaggtcattcgtttgacaagattatggtgacGCTATTTGAATCAGGCTTTAAATCACAacatgatcgcgaaattcgagtatcgttcttgattcacaaaTTCAATAGTTTGTTATCCGtcattaacgaatgcgtaggcaaagtgtcatgcctttctacgacGCCCTGACGCCCGCATTTTtgcgaaatatttaaagaagcaccCCTAACGTATTCTCTGCTTTCTAAAGGTTATcatattttttttcatgcgtgatcaTCGTTctcaatggtgaatgttacaaatgcctcTTTACATGCCCAtaatcttgtctattgtattatATTTTTTTCCAATCATTTTTTATTCTAGTCACGACTGTTTCGAAAgttttgtgacactcacatgctgatcgcacgtgttttgtactcgcgtatatatatatatatatatattgatgacaTTGGATGGCGGGCGCGTCATACGAAATTCTAATCCCTAGAAATTGTGCAGACAAATGGAAGTGCACCCAGAAAAGTTAATTACATCATCATATTAAAGGCTATATTCTGTTAATACCAAACTCAAACATCATGACACGGTACTAATATATTTTAACACTTCTCTGCAATTATCGGGATGTATGTTTCTATGACATTTCCGCTCCTTGACTCCGTTGGTGATGCTCGTGCGAGGGGCCATTTTGAATGTCTTGGTGTCTGGCGTTATCTAGAAGAGCTATGCCGGGGCATTCTGCCGGCGCAGTCACCAGAATTgatactgtagcctgacgtcacgATAGCGTCAATGTCAGCAAGTGCACCATGAGAAAATTGACCCTAATGTCAAAATAAACGATCAGCGTTTAATGAGATGTGCCCTTTTTTCAGTGCCGTCTGTGTATACTGGAGACTTGTATGGCAAACTTCTGTAGACACGCAGGTTGCGAGAGGTGTGGTCAACTGCAAGGGCGATAAAGTTAACGTGGGTGGCAATTAGTTATTGTAGatcaaacaaaaaatgaaaatctATAGTTTATGTGCCGGTGGTTGACCCTGATAAAAACAGGGAATGTTATCAATAacacttgtaaaaaaaaattttgagGACGCTTGCTATTTGCTTCGATTCCCGTAACGCATAATTATTCTCGGTTTGCTCCGTAAACATTTGGTATATCTGTCCATAGATCAGCGCTCTTATTATAATATACCCAGTAGAGAGGCGGTCAGTTACTTTAAAAATGTTCTCTCCAGTAAACGTTTTACAACAGCACAAATAAAGCACGATTCACTCCAATGGGTCCAATTGGCCTTTCGTATATTGGTCCAGAGGTCGAGGGCACCTCCTTAGTCCTTAGCTGCTGGGTTACCCTGgctgctgcaagagcttgcagcggccgcTGGTGTAgccgtggggacgagtggcaggtcagccttggggaacaccaatAACAAGAGCTAAGCAAAAATGTCAAATGGTCATTTTGTTTATGTAGGCTTAGAATACCATCTGGTTGGGTTTTATTCCAAGGCACAGTGTGAAGTTCAAGACGTGGACAGCGCGTCTCCATCGGCTCCTTAACATCGCTGGACTCTAACCATGAGACGTCACGACTCTGGGTTCGGAACATGGTTGATCGTATTGTTCGTGTTTGTAGGAGAAGCCAGCCAACGCTAAACGACTTACTTGCGCTCTTTCCGCGACGATACGGGTCATGTATATGTCTTCGAGAGTAAAGAAGCACTCGTCGTGAGTAACGTCCTCTAGTTCAAAGATGGCGTCACTCGAAATCAGATATCCCGTGCCCGAGAGGAAGTCCGGATACGTATCTGGCCCGTATTTATCCCTAGACACGTACCCCTTGGAAGCTACGTTCCGATGGGGTCGGAAGCCGCGATACAGATAACCCCACATTGAGTGCTTGATTCCTCCCAAACTGTTCGCTACGACAGCAAGGTCCCACACACTGAGCAGCACCTCATCGTCTATCTTGAGCACGAAGTCAGTATTTGAGCACTTTTCTCGGGCCAAGCGGAGCAGCATCACACTCTTGTAAGTAAGGTTCTCGTAGCTGTCGACGAAGTCACCTTGGACGACGTCACTGTGAATGTCGTGTTCTGCCGACACCTTCCTCTGTACTTCCTGGAACGGTGTCGCTCCCAACAGAAAAACTACGACGAAGCCCATCTTGAGGGCCGTTCTTCCCCAGGTATCCCGGATCGCCGCTCGACTCTCGAAGTTGTCAGCGCTCGAAACAACGCCTATAAGCATGGTGGTTCGGTTGGCAGTTCGTTCACAATAGTTTACTTTCGTCAGGTATTGAAACGATACTTCTCTATTATGATCGCCACATCTCGTTGATGAAGAGGGTAGCACAAACTGATATAGGAAATAGAGGATGCACACAATGATAAGAAACGGTAGCGCCTGCAGTGGTATAAAGTGCCGTCGTGTTCGAAGAAATGGTGCTTTCATGGCAAGATCGACGTACTGCCGATGGAGGATGCGAAAAACTTTGAAAACAATGCGTGTTACTCTTCTATTGCTCTCTTGCTAGCAAATCCTACTAAGCGATAGCTTTTTGAACTTTTGATTGTAGCAGGTGCAAGCCAAGTGACGTCACTGTGACGTTCTTTAGTTTGTTTTCTTGCCTCAGTGCGTGGTATGAGCTGACAATGCTTCAACATTTTCTTTCGGTGAGTAACCTTTAAGCCGCAAGGTATTCGGAATGGGTGAGATTTTTGCCATGGTTTTAACACGACAGTGTGTGAGGGATTGACACCTGTTGACAACTACAAGTGACACCTAATTGTATCTAGATACGCTACCATGATTCCACGGTATAACAGCTCAAATCACGTTCCAACAAGCCACGATCTGCACGTTCCAGTGTGGCTTAGGCCACAACAGCGTCGGTTTTTTGGCGAAGAAATCGCTGTTTGGCGCGGCCACTAACGATGATGATGGTGTGCCAGGCGAAGAATATGAAAAGAATGCAGAAGCGTATACTTTCTACAAAAAATGTGCGCCTAGACGTTGAAAGGAAGAAACTGCAGCGCTGTTTGACTACTCCAGTGTTGCTCGGTAAGACATGGTTTGGGAATGCCCAGATGTTTACACACCACAACGCGAAGCTTACGGTGTGTCCACCGCACAAGTGTAGAGGCTTAGATGCCCGGTTGCTGGCCCGAAATTTGCGGGTTCAGTCCCAGCTACGGCAGTCGCATTTCTGCGGAAACGAATTGAATGATGGAGATATCTGTGTCCTTTGTTATTTTATGACGCcttagagaacaccagatggccaacatttccggagccttctacaaAGTTGTCTCTCATTTTCATGTCAAATGTTTGGGATGTAAAATTTCAGATATTATGATATTAGCAAAAGTTGATAGAACCCACACCGACGGTCAATTAAAAGTGGTTACAGCATTTTTAAACGTCCTGAATTCTGGTTATTAAGCTGATTAATATAAGTCTGAGCACATGGTTTAGTTGCACTGTTCAAGTTTATTATGATCATAAAACAACTATGGCTAGCCAGCCAGCGTACCTTAATATGTTACCAACATTTTGTCGACTCTTGGCCACCCATAACTAATTGAAATTTCTTCTATATCATTCAAGGACACCAACTGAAGAGAagcgtaaatttaagggctcgcttCCTTTGTTAGACATAATATTGAGAACAAACAGGAAGAAaaatataggggatgttattagaggT
This genomic interval from Rhipicephalus microplus isolate Deutch F79 chromosome 10, USDA_Rmic, whole genome shotgun sequence contains the following:
- the LOC142774753 gene encoding uncharacterized protein LOC142774753, which translates into the protein MKAPFLRTRRHFIPLQALPFLIIVCILYFLYQFVLPSSSTRCGDHNREVSFQYLTKVNYCERTANRTTMLIGVVSSADNFESRAAIRDTWGRTALKMGFVVVFLLGATPFQEVQRKVSAEHDIHSDVVQGDFVDSYENLTYKSVMLLRLAREKCSNTDFVLKIDDEVLLSVWDLAVVANSLGGIKHSMWGYLYRGFRPHRNVASKGYVSRDKYGPDTYPDFLSGTGYLISSDAIFELEDVTHDECFFTLEDIYMTRIVAERAQISSLVYTWPCAASAASTNGSTSTIILIAVPAAQPDACATTAWMAPFHLLDQPIPSSTSAHPADLNVSPSSAPFSGQERAAAMGPVVNFFCFIVQVGNRPSLYSKRSSDTCLLLFPGPSVIYDNVSECFHVLKLLLCGDIESNPGPDDKVLTAIASLSAKVDSRHAELLAVLNQVQTNQSLLEQKVTDLSSRLATVETMVESYDSGHHIPDLPQAVNTVIRNETTALHSRLDELDDRSRRDNLIFFGIADNVSEGWAQSEKIITDLISQKLDLNLSNEAIQRAHRLGAYVPNKCRPIIVKFQSSKMKDNVFYQRKKFQPSKVSVSEDFSRATRQCRKKLHEFGKNSGQPYSLRVNKLYINKTVYVYCHVTDRVCELETREERNNSNIGNASPVTLPAAASLPAPAT